AAGATGGGCAAGGACAAAAGATGGGTAAAGACTATCTATACCCTCCTCTATGGGGTAAGAACTCCTATAATTGGGGGGCAGGAATGGGTAGATTAGATACTGCCGCAGGCTTTATTAAAGGAAATATGCCTTTAGGGCAAGAAAATAGCTTAAGTGATCAGCAAGCGTGGGATGTAGCATTTTTTATTAATGCTCATGAACGTCCTCAAGATCCTCGGTATACGGGAAACTTGGCAGAGACCAGAGCAAAATATCATAATACCCCCTACTCTCTTTATGGCACTCAAGTTAATGGAAATCTTGTAGGGCTTGGAGCTAATGATTAATTCTGATTCTATACTTTAAAGTTAGGTAATGAGTACCTAGTCAAAAAGTGCAAGTAGGCCTTCTAGCAATTGAATCGGTGATGGTGGACAACCCGCAATCTTAAGATGAACTGGTAGTACTTTATCAGCACCACCCTCGCATGCATAGCTATCTTTATAAAATCCACCACAGGTAGCACAATCACCCACCGCAATTACCCACTTTGGTTCAGGTATCGCTTCATAGGTACGAAGTAATGCTTCACGCATATTTTTTGTTATAGGTCCAGTGATAAGCAATACATCAGCATGGCGTGGTGAAGCGACAAAGCGTAATCCAAATCGTTCAAGATCATAATAAGGGTTATTTAGAGCGTTAAGTTCAAGTTCACAGCCATTGCATGAACCTGCGTCAACAAGTCGTAGGGATAAACTACGGCCAAGTCGTTGGCGAGCCTTAATATCCAAATCTGCAGCCATGCGAGTAATTTCTAGACTAGTTGGAGTAGTTAGCTTTTCAGTAAATGGACCACGTATCAGGCTTTCCAAGAGTATCTTATGCACGGATTTTCCTTAAAGATCGGATCCAGAGTAAGAACAATTAAAAGATTTATTGCAAATTGGAAAATCAGCAACAATATTGCCGTCAATGGCAGACTCCAAAAGTGGCCACTGGAACCAAGAAGGATCACGCAAATGGCAGCGTTCAATTCGGTTGGCAGCATCAATCCGAACCCAAGCTAGAATATCACCACGAAATCCTTCAATAATCGCCATCCCTTCTCCTGATCTATTTGTAGAATTTTTGCTTTCTGCTCGTATCGAACCTTCTGGCAGCTTAGCAAGAATTTGCTCAATCAAATGAATAGATTGCTCTACTTCATAAATACGTACCCAAATGCGAGCATTTACATCACCACTCTGCAGTACTGGAATTTCAAACTCCAATTCGTTATAGGGAGGATAGCTAGGCCAGCGTCTGGCATCGCAATAGCGACCAGAGGCACGACCAATAAATCCACCAGCACCAAACTGCTGAGCAAATCCTGCTTGCAAAGTTCCTGTTCCAATGGTGCGATCCTGCAGCGATGCTGTGGTATCGTAAAGTTCCACAAGTTGCTGAAAGCGAAGACGGATACTTGCCATTAGAGCAGTGATGCGTGTAATGCTAGCACTATCAATATCAGTAACGACACCTCCTGGAAAAATGCGATCCATCATTAATCGATGGCCAAAGGAAGAAAAAGATTCACGAAGAATTTGTTCTCTTAGCACTGAACAATGAGCAAGCATAATAGCAAAGCCACCATCGTTACAGATTGCACCAATATCACCCAGATGATTTGCAAGCCGCTCCAATTCTGCCATAAGTGCACGTAACCAGACAGCACGTACTGGCGGTGCCCAATTGAGTGCTGATTCCACCGCATGTGCAAAAGCTAGGCCGTATGCAACCGTTGAATCGCCAGAACAGCGTGCTGCCAATCGTGCTGCCTGTTCCAGATCAGCGCCTTGAAGAAGGCTTTCAATCCCTTTATGAGTATAGCCAAGGCGCGCTTCAAGACGAACAATTGTATCGCCATCAGCACTGATACGAAAATGGCCTGGTTCAATAATACCCGCATGAACTGGACCAACGGGTACTTGATGCACGTTATCTCCATCAACAGAAAGAAAAACATATTCTTCTTCGTTTTGCTTAGCATCACTCTGCTGAGTTGCAATAGGAGTTTGCTTACTCCATTTACCATGATCTAACCAAGGACGAGTATCAGGTAACCCTACTGGAATTAGCCCAAATAAGTCTGTAACGGCACGTTCTAATCGAATAGCAGGTGGATGCATACACCCTACAGATGGGTAGTGACCTTCTGGACAAGAAAAAGTTAGCACCAAAATTTTACTAAGATTATTGGTATCTGCAACTGCTAAATGGATAGTTTGAGGTTCCCCCCAAAGTCCCATAAGAACTAGGGTACCATGGTTCAGACGATCAATGGTCGCCATCCAAACATCGTGCTTTACTTTTATTCGAGGCCACGGACTATGCTCAGCAACAATTTCTCCGTACAGATCACCAAGCGAATCGGGTAAACATAAATCAGATACTGTCATTTGAGTAGATCTGCAACATTCTGGAATAGGGAAACTACTATGCTTGGCATATGAAGTCCACTTATCAGAACCAAACTAAGATGTATAAATATAGGTAAATAGGATATACGTACCGGTATCTGAGATCCGTTAGGTTCACCAAAAGCAACAGATCCTAAGCATAACAATAATGCACCAAGTGCAAGTAGCAATCCAAAAGCTATAAGTACAGCAAGTATTGGGGCATGTGTAAAAGTTGAAGTGATTAATAAGAACTCGCTCATGAAAATTCCAAAAGGCGGTAATCCAGCAATAGCAATCACCCCAATTACAAATGTCCAGCCTAGGAGAGGGTGACTACTAGTTAAACCATGGATGTCAGTAATTTTTTGTGTACCTTTTACTTGTGTGATATGTCCGATTGAGAAAAAAATAGCAGATTTAGTCAAGCTGTGCATCACTATCTGTAAAAGACCAGCAAAATTACTAAATGGACCACCTATCCCAAAGGCAAAAACAATAATCCCCATATGTTCGATGGATGAATAAGCGAACATGCGCTTGATGTCGTAGCATCGATAGAGCATAAAAGCAGCAAACATTAGGGATCCAAGACCAAATGAGATTATGAATGGTTCCACTGGGATTGTTTCTGGATTTGTAGTAATAATCATTTTAAATCGAAGTAATGCATAAAGTGCTACATTTAAAAGCAATCCTGAAAGCACCGCAGAAACCGGAGTGGGCCCTTCAGCATGGGCATCTGGCAACCAAGCGTGCATAGGCACTAGGCCAATTTTAGTACCATAACCAATTAAAAGAAATATAAAGGCAA
This genomic window from Candidatus Nitrosacidococcus tergens contains:
- a CDS encoding hydrogenase large subunit, which codes for MTVSDLCLPDSLGDLYGEIVAEHSPWPRIKVKHDVWMATIDRLNHGTLVLMGLWGEPQTIHLAVADTNNLSKILVLTFSCPEGHYPSVGCMHPPAIRLERAVTDLFGLIPVGLPDTRPWLDHGKWSKQTPIATQQSDAKQNEEEYVFLSVDGDNVHQVPVGPVHAGIIEPGHFRISADGDTIVRLEARLGYTHKGIESLLQGADLEQAARLAARCSGDSTVAYGLAFAHAVESALNWAPPVRAVWLRALMAELERLANHLGDIGAICNDGGFAIMLAHCSVLREQILRESFSSFGHRLMMDRIFPGGVVTDIDSASITRITALMASIRLRFQQLVELYDTTASLQDRTIGTGTLQAGFAQQFGAGGFIGRASGRYCDARRWPSYPPYNELEFEIPVLQSGDVNARIWVRIYEVEQSIHLIEQILAKLPEGSIRAESKNSTNRSGEGMAIIEGFRGDILAWVRIDAANRIERCHLRDPSWFQWPLLESAIDGNIVADFPICNKSFNCSYSGSDL
- a CDS encoding NADH-quinone oxidoreductase subunit B family protein — translated: MHKILLESLIRGPFTEKLTTPTSLEITRMAADLDIKARQRLGRSLSLRLVDAGSCNGCELELNALNNPYYDLERFGLRFVASPRHADVLLITGPITKNMREALLRTYEAIPEPKWVIAVGDCATCGGFYKDSYACEGGADKVLPVHLKIAGCPPSPIQLLEGLLALFD
- a CDS encoding hydrogenase 4 subunit F, giving the protein MPTLNFIIPLLLTPLVAAIILALVRDYHRSTQLNTFASATVLLFALLLYYHQPPITSNLLFIDNLSIVFIILNAFVGFTTSIFSASYVRYELEIERLTPNYLRFYHGMFQLMVFGMNLALTTNNIGLMWVALELATLATIMMVGIYRTHKALEAAWKYFILSSVGLALALFGTILIYFSAVSSTLSEGLDAMAWTNLQHYAATFDPLLLNIAFIFLLIGYGTKIGLVPMHAWLPDAHAEGPTPVSAVLSGLLLNVALYALLRFKMIITTNPETIPVEPFIISFGLGSLMFAAFMLYRCYDIKRMFAYSSIEHMGIIVFAFGIGGPFSNFAGLLQIVMHSLTKSAIFFSIGHITQVKGTQKITDIHGLTSSHPLLGWTFVIGVIAIAGLPPFGIFMSEFLLITSTFTHAPILAVLIAFGLLLALGALLLCLGSVAFGEPNGSQIPVRISYLPIFIHLSLVLISGLHMPSIVVSLFQNVADLLK